The Styela clava chromosome 13, kaStyClav1.hap1.2, whole genome shotgun sequence genome has a window encoding:
- the LOC120332845 gene encoding large ribosomal subunit protein mL62-like, protein MLPCIRNLLLYRSYWTTTRAGTFKSIYHLENLYPNSPYNYGGLPQDFSIASPPDKFTGNIPIDKLSVKYSRSSGPGGQNVNKVNSKAEVRFHVSSADWIPDDLKPKILEKYKKRITSTGELIVFSDESRYQSVNVKNCLDQIKGVLFELQKPPDPKKILEHEKLHDMNKIHEAHRKRLQRKRMKGYTKSMRRDFD, encoded by the exons ATGCTTCCATGCATTAGAAATTTGCTGCTTTATCGGTCGTATTGGACTACTACCAGGGCAGGGACCTTTAAAAGTATTTATCATTTGGAAAATTTGTATCCGAATAGTCCATATAACTATGGTGGGCTACCTCAG GACTTTTCAATTGCCTCGCCACCAGATAAATTTACAGGAAATATTCCAATAG ATAAACtttctgtaaaatattcaagatCTTCTGGTCCTGGAGGTCAAAATGTAAATAAAG TTAACAGTAAAGCGGAAGTTCGATTTCATGTATCATCCGCAGATTGGATACCTGACGATTTGAAGCCTAAAATTTTGGAAaag TACAAGAAAAGAATCACTAGCACAGGAGAGTTGATTGTTTTCTCTGATGAAAGTCGATATCAGTCAGTGAATGTTAAAAATTGTCTCGACCAAATAAAAGGAGTTCTTTTCGAATTGCAAAAACCACCAGATCCgaaaaaaattttggaacatGAGAAATTGCATGATATGAATAA AATACATGAAGCACATAGAAAACGACTTCAGCGAAAAAGAATGAAGGGTTATACAAAATCAATGCGAAGAGACTTTGattaa
- the LOC120332193 gene encoding uncharacterized protein LOC120332193 produces the protein MRILILLLACLAIANAASYVQHPCGYTKYSIRRFYVFPTSACLKFRVHFSTSWFTTKYYSSVMSSYPGTKCGTDDFQEMTKIEFKTNLEKKLKSKADAILKEMNEHYDTWLVDFNLRMESCKTKFADRVNEYTIEFMKYVPEERRAAVSEKKDKAVSTFTAKIDKMASITAIKYKYAIQKRHNKLIAFHGRIVNAALKCFQTRSEKIAQFKKALTGRIKEYFAHFKKVMSKLNEKKVKVYRCLLYKMHGSKTWEKEIVDAVVNEYKTKLSNKLDVTFNSYADKINGFKDVIVQRYACSYQCTTYTGCLNFFKKKYYNSCKKLGTWWTFRYTKKISCFKFANYRYYAWKKPEFKKLKTCDIETVNKSSAEFEFDLSKKVKTAVSVAKEAYKAWELKWTGLHKKYYEEYQTIVTKRHKWLIKALEATYYVRQGRLCKMALCKIESYTMKLASQKTKALKCYEKMLADRLNTSGKVYVKRIEKYENNLKKLAEKITARYQACLNTRTKKIEKHTQNLNEKKDKLREALKNGLAKVSKMKNNQYKKMLAFYFGEEFEGAVSDLFGAYKSKVNSQYLAILDEFDQYWNDMIPKLEQHYACGYKCNYAVKFTLPVMNCSSFQWRIVYPTTCSYKFSLKYYRHYYGYVLKQNKSGCYIWSK, from the exons ATGAGGATCCTGATCTTACTTCTGGCTTGCCTGGCG ATTGCCAACGCAGCCTCCTATGTTCAACATCCATGTGGTTACACTAAATATTCCATCAGGAGATTCTACGTCTTCCCTACTTCGGCATGTCTCAAGTTTCGTGTTCATTTTTCCACCTCCTGGTTCACTACCAAATATTATTCTTCCGTGATGAGTTCTTATCCTGGAACTAAATGTGGAACAGATGATTTTCAAG AAATGACCAAAATCGAATTCAAGACCAATCTTGAGAAGAAGCTGAAGTCAAAGGCAGATGCAATATTGAAGGAGATGAACGAACATTACGATACTTGGCTTGTTGATTTCAACTTGAGAATGGAGAGTTGCAAGACTAAATTTGCCGATAGAGTCAATGAATATACAATAGAATTTATgaa atacgTCCCTGAGGAGCGCAGAGCAGCTGTTTCGGAGAAAAAGGATAAAGCTGTATCCACATTCACagcaaaaattgacaaaatggCTTCTATCACCGCTATTAAATACAAATATGCAATTCAGAAGAGACACAACAAGTTGATTGCTTTCCATGGAAGGATCGTCAATGC AGCACTAAAATGCTTCCAAACTCGATCTGAGAAAATTGCTCAATTCAAGAAGGCACTTACCGGACGGATCAAAGAGTATTTTGCTCATTTCAAGAAAGTTATGAGTAAACTCAACGAGAAAAAGGTTAAAGTTTATCGCTGTCTTTTATATAAGATGCATG gaTCAAAAACCTGGGAAAAAGAAATTGTCGACGCTGTtgtgaatgaatataaaaccaaattatCAAACAAACTTGATGTCACTTTTAATTCCTACGCGGACAAAATTAACGGTTTCAAAGATGTGATAGTTCAAAGATATGCATGCTCTTATCAATGCACAACATACACTGGATGCTTGAACTTTTTCAAGAAGAAGTATTATAATTCATG cAAAAAACTTGGAACATGGTGGACTTTCCGATACACGAAGAAAATTAGTTGCTTCAAGTTTGCTAATTATAGATATTATGCCTGGAAGAAGCCTgaattcaagaaattgaaaacttGCGATATcg AAACTGTGAACAAATCTTCCGCCGAATTCGAGTTCGATCTTTCCAAGAAAGTAAAAACCGCAGTCAGCGTTGCGAAGGAAGCATACAAGGCATGGGAATTGAAATGGACGGGACTTCATAAGAAATATTATGAAGAATATCAAACGATTGTTACAAAGAGACATAAGTGGTTGATCAAGGCTTTGGAAGCAACATACTACGTCAG GCAAGGACGCCTCTGCAAGATGGCATTATGTAAAATCGAATCATACACAATGAAACTGGCAAGTCAGAAAACTAAAGCTCTCAAATGTTACGAAAAAATGTTGGCCGATCGATTGAATACTTCGGGAAAGGTTTACGTCAAAAGGATAGAAAAATAcgaaaacaatttgaaaaagttGGCTGAAAAAATAACTGCTCGTTATCAAGCTTGCCTCAACACAAGAACGAAGAAAATTGAGAAACATACTCAGAATTTGAATGAGAAGAAAGACAAATTGAGAGAAGCTTTGAAGAATGGTCTGGCCAAG GTTTCTAAAATGAAGAATAATCAATACAAAAAGATGTTGGCTTTCTACTTTGGTGAAGAGTTTGAAGGAGCTGTATCTGATCTCTTCGGTGCATACAAAAGCAAGGTCAACAGTCAATATCTCGCAATTCTCGATGAGTTCGACCAATACTGGAATGATATGATTCCAAAACTTGAACAACATTACGCCTGTGGATACAAATGCAATTATGCTGTCAAGTTTACTCTTCCTGTTATGAATTGCTCGTCGTTCCAGTGGAGGATTGTTTATCCAACCACATGCAGCTATAAGTTCAGTCTGAAATATTACAG GCATTACTATGGATACGTTCTCAAGCAGAACAAAAGTGGATGTTACATTTGGAGCAAGTAA
- the LOC120332838 gene encoding neuronal-specific septin-3-like, with protein sequence MTLLEGYIGIDTLTEQIRKKALRQGFEFNVMVVGQSGLGKSTMINTLFQSKVSRRTFNKEDYFCPKTIEIKSISHDIEEKGIRLKLTVTDTPGFGDHINNNNCWTPITKYINEQYETYLNEEISIKRRKRIPDTRVHCCLYFIAPTGHSLRPIDIEAMKRLVKVVNVIPVIAKADSLTLEERDKFKRIIQDELKQNNIEVFPNDQHEDLDDEEAENNKWLRKKLPFAVVGATDSYNVNGKNVLGRKTNFGLIEVENENHCEFSYLRNMIIRTHLQDLKDVTAQVHYEAYRQRRLETIKSDPSKQETNGTVIDMVTPTPSPVGSLRFQKTANASPRSSQATATPANHTPKVSPANNTSKTAPVVANSAPHKAMPNANGQSVQMNAKAKAAMAHSAKNGGSHHLAESKI encoded by the exons ATGACACTGCTTGAAGGATACATAGGAATCGATACATTAACGGAGCAAATTCGTAAGAAAGCTCTCAGACAAGGATTTGAGTTTAACGTCATGGTTGTAG GTCAATCTGGCTTGGGAAAGTCAACGATGATCAACACCTTGTTCCAGTCAAAAGTTAGTCGACGAACTTTTAATAAAGAAGATTATTTCTGTCCAAAAACTATTGAAATCAAATCAATAAGTCACG ATATCGAAGAGAAAGGTATTCGTTTAAAGTTAACAGTCACAGACACGCCGGGGTTTGGAGAccatataaataataataactg CTGGACCCCAATTACGAAGTACATCAACGAGCAATACGAAACATATCTAAACGAGGAAATCTCGATCAAGAGAAGAAAGAGAATTCCAGATACAAGAGTGCACTGCTGCCTATACTTCATTGCCCCAACTGGACACTC ATTGCGACCAATTGACATCGAAGCGATGAAACGTCTCGTAAAAGTGGTCAACGTGATTCCAGTTATTGCTAAAGCAGATTCTTTGACGTTGGAAGAAAGAGACAAATTTAAGAGAATT ATTCAAGATGAgttgaaacaaaacaacattGAGGTATTTCCAAACGACCAACATGAAGACTTAGACGACGAAGAAGCAGAAAATAACAAATGGCTCAGg AAGAAACTTCCCTTTGCGGTCGTTGGCGCAACTGATTCGTATAACGTCAACGGGAAAAACGTCCTTggaagaaaaacaaattttggatTGATTGAAGTTGAGAATGAGAACCATTGCGAGTTTTCATATTTACGAAATATGATTATTAG AACCCATCTACAAGACCTGAAAGACGTCACAGCTCAGGTTCACTATGAAGCATACAGGCAACGTCGACTTGAAACTATCAAGAGTGATCCCTCAAAACAGGAGACAAACGGCACAGTCATCGACATGGTAACACCAACTCCTTCACCAGTGGGAAGTCTGCGATTTCAAAAAACGGCAAATGCGAGTCCAAGATCAAGTCAAGCAACTGCTACCCCCGCTAATCATACCCCGAAAGTGTCTCCTGCTAATAATACTTCAAAAACGGCCCCCGTTGTTGCGAATTCAGCTCCTCATAAGGCCATGCCAAACGCTAATGGCCAGAGCGTACAAATGAATGCTAAAGCTAAAGCCGCTATGGCACATTCAGCTAAAAACGGCGGCTCGCACCATCTAGCAGAaagcaaaatttga